ACGCTGACGATCAATCACAACGGGCCGGTGGACGTGATGATTCAATGTTCGGGCTCGGCGACCGGAAGGCCCACTGTGCCCGCGACAGTGACGGTGACCGCTCCGTCGGCGCCTCCGAGTTACAAGGTGTCTCCGTATATGCGCGTTTACGCCGTAGGATTTTCCGGCCAAAGTGGTGTCGATGCAGAGCGGTATGACGAGATCGGTCTGAACGTGAAATCGATCTCGAATGGCGACTGGATCAAGTTCAGCAACGTGGACTTCGGTTCGGGTGCGACCGGATTCATCGCCAGGGCGTCCGGAACCGAGGGCGGAAACATTGAACTGCGTCTCGATAGCCCGTCCGGCACACTGATTGGCACCTGCGTGGTGGCCTCCACGGGCTCGGATCACACATGGAAAACCTTTCCCTCCGAGGTGAACAGTTCCACCGCGACCGGCGTCCACGATCTTTACCTAAGGTTCACTGGCAACAGCAGCTCCAGCCTTTTTAAGCTGGCCTCCTGGCAATTCGGATCGGCCGACACTCCTCCCTTCGCTCCCGATGACCACACCGCCGCCGTGGTGGCCAATGGCCGGGTGCTCGTGAGCTGGGCGGCCGTTGCGGGCGCCACCGGCTACAACGTGAAGCGCTCGCTCAACAGCGGGGGACCCTATATCACCGTCGCCGCAGGCATTACCGGCACCAGCCATACAGACACGGACGTCAGCAACGGCGTGACTTATTACTATGTGATTTCCGCAGTGAACGCAAACGGCGAAGGCCCCGATTCCACCGAGATGAGCCTCCTGATCCAGCGAGTCCTCTCACCCGTGGCGGACACCTATGTGAAGAATGGAGGCTCGGCGGGCTCCAATTACGGGACATTGCCGTCCATGGAGGTGAAATACGATTCCACTCTCAATTCGGGCCTCACCCGCGAGAGTTTCCTGCGCTTCGATGTCAGCGGGCTGGCAAGTGCCCTGAACGCGCAATTGCGTTTGGTTCCCGTAGCTGCGGACAATCTGAATCCGGTCATCAATTACGAGTTCGTGAGCGATGACTCGTGGTTGGAAACCGGCTTGAACTGGAATAACCAGGTGAGCGGATCGGGTGAGATCCTTGCCACGAGCACCACATGCATCGCGGGAGACCCCATTGTCTTTGATGTCACCAATCGGTTTCGTATCGAGGCTGCGGGAGATGGCAGCCTTTCCCTGCGCATCAGCGCGCCCGCGCCGGGAGGCCGGTGGGTGAGCTTCGCCACGCGAGAGAATTCCACCATCAGTTACCGGCCCATTATCGAGTATTTGCTTCCGGGCCCATCGGTGCCTGCGGGGCTCGGAGCCGCCGTCGCCGACAACGGACTAGTCCAGTTAGCGTGGAACGCCGCAGCCGGCGCGACCAGCTACGTGGTGAAACGCGCGACCAATGCGGGCGGCCCTTACGCCATTGTGGCCAGCGGAATCACCACGACGAGTCATGCCGACGATAGCCTCACCGGCTTGCAGTCCTATTACTACGTTGTCTCCGCGTTGAATGCCGAAAATCAAAGCGGCGATTCAGCGGAGGCCGGCGTGGTTTCCGGCGGCTTGGGCACGCTTGATGCATCGACGACTGTCGTGGTCGGTGGCAGCACCAGCCTCACCGCTGCGGCGGAGGGCAATCCCACCCCCGCATACCACTGGCAGATTTCTACCGACGGTGGCGTGAACTGGAGTTACCTTGTCGAGGATGCCCACCATGCCGGTGCGAACACCGCCACCCTCGTCATCACAGACGCGACGCCGGAGAAGCACGGCAGCAGATACCGTTACGAAGCCGCGAATACGTACGGCGCAGTGACCAGCAATGCCACCACGCTCACGGTCGAGGCTCCACCGGCCCCGCCCGCGCCGCCAGTCAGCCAGCAGGCCGTCACCACGGGGCATGCCGCCACGTTCACCGTCACCTCGACCGGCAACCCCGCACCTACCTATCGCTGGCAGGTTTCCACCGATGGTGGCGCGAACTGGGTCAATCTCACAAACGACACGCATCACGATGGCACGCACACCAGTTCCTTGCTCGTGAAAAACGCCACCGCGTCGATGTCGGGCAACCGTTACCGCTGCATCGTTGAAAACGTCCACGGCACGCAAACCAGCGCCGCCGGCACGCTCATCGTCGCCCCTGCGCATTTCACGGAACCCGTCGCGCTCGTTCTCGATGCCTCGCGCAACCTCTACGTAGCCGATGCCGCAAGCCACACCATCCAGAAAATCACCGCCCAGCTTGCCTGCTCGCCCTTTGCCGGCGCCAGCGGCCTGCCCGGCTCGACAGACTCCACCGGCACGTCCGCCCGCTTCAACCAGCCGCGCGCCCTCGTCCTGAACCAGACGGGCGATATTTTTGTTGCCGATGCCGGGAACGGGAGTATCCGAAAAATAAATACAAATGGTGCGGTCACCACCCTTGCCACCGGCTTCAGCGCGCCCAAGGGCATTGCGCTCGATGCCGCTGGCAACGCCTACGTCGCCGATTCCGCCGCGAACACCATTCATCGCGTGACTCCCGATGGCGTGGTGACTCGCTACGCGGGAACCGCCGGACAATCAGGCTCCACCGAGGGTATCGGTGCGGCGGCCCGGTTCACCGCGCCCACGCACACCTTGGTGGACAACGCCGGGTATCTCTTCATTGCCGACACCGGCAATCATGTCCTCCGCACAGTCGCGCAAAGTGGCACGATACTCATTTATGCCGGGCAGGCGGGAATGACCGGTATCGCCGACGGTCCCATCCAGCAAGCACTCCTTAACCAACCCCAAGGCATGGCGGCTGACAGCGACAATAATCTCTATTTTGCCGATACCGGCAACCACACCATCCGCATGATCGGCGATCTCGACGAGGTGCTCACCATCGCCGGCAAACCCGGAACCGCCGGGCTGCGGGATGGCATCGAACAAGATGCCCTCTTCAA
This genomic stretch from Termitidicoccus mucosus harbors:
- a CDS encoding glycoside hydrolase family 98 domain-containing protein — encoded protein: MRKPPAAIAPVILIFFVLVNWTLSAVPLRRPVSPTTPMYLIHALYPYDAQRIIDAIPADIRPYVVLNLAMRAANGDGYEVADAWLNTCAQNGIWAMVQPSSGVDNSMSDTDLTNYEKLYQKYPNMVGYNFCEQTWGFDNTSFAQRLGFYCQLLSLADTYGGYLYINDCFSLSNTAWNSISKFKASQDFANRTKTYKANFIFGNKFTHSYGYYDNQSGALGVFLSGHAGNYAVRFDQFAWGWSGRGQVFGVENPTGRMEGYGYNTLLACPEVVQGVPIVEEMLLHGAAVIDGPEVPEYSSIYYNGEQTPTFKNMISDIFRKVLDGTIRIPLANEVATRAKIAYVPMVGVNPPADFYTGLYEMDGQREINRTWFKKTGRYPAIPVLFSNAAYETSMFSSANVVVSSTLSSRWPTQQAKVNEFNSLFPVDSTGDLFAGRFANKWLTYNPYINTDQDANGVLMLKYNTCASLDLTYTAHTLGVVTENAGSISIYLNNYRSDKSQMWADYPDGVPTSQESNYLLHPVDSQLRTSVIKVNGATSQPSFTLTERGSHKPSTASDTWSGGVYTLTINHNGPVDVMIQCSGSATGRPTVPATVTVTAPSAPPSYKVSPYMRVYAVGFSGQSGVDAERYDEIGLNVKSISNGDWIKFSNVDFGSGATGFIARASGTEGGNIELRLDSPSGTLIGTCVVASTGSDHTWKTFPSEVNSSTATGVHDLYLRFTGNSSSSLFKLASWQFGSADTPPFAPDDHTAAVVANGRVLVSWAAVAGATGYNVKRSLNSGGPYITVAAGITGTSHTDTDVSNGVTYYYVISAVNANGEGPDSTEMSLLIQRVLSPVADTYVKNGGSAGSNYGTLPSMEVKYDSTLNSGLTRESFLRFDVSGLASALNAQLRLVPVAADNLNPVINYEFVSDDSWLETGLNWNNQVSGSGEILATSTTCIAGDPIVFDVTNRFRIEAAGDGSLSLRISAPAPGGRWVSFATRENSTISYRPIIEYLLPGPSVPAGLGAAVADNGLVQLAWNAAAGATSYVVKRATNAGGPYAIVASGITTTSHADDSLTGLQSYYYVVSALNAENQSGDSAEAGVVSGGLGTLDASTTVVVGGSTSLTAAAEGNPTPAYHWQISTDGGVNWSYLVEDAHHAGANTATLVITDATPEKHGSRYRYEAANTYGAVTSNATTLTVEAPPAPPAPPVSQQAVTTGHAATFTVTSTGNPAPTYRWQVSTDGGANWVNLTNDTHHDGTHTSSLLVKNATASMSGNRYRCIVENVHGTQTSAAGTLIVAPAHFTEPVALVLDASRNLYVADAASHTIQKITAQLACSPFAGASGLPGSTDSTGTSARFNQPRALVLNQTGDIFVADAGNGSIRKINTNGAVTTLATGFSAPKGIALDAAGNAYVADSAANTIHRVTPDGVVTRYAGTAGQSGSTEGIGAAARFTAPTHTLVDNAGYLFIADTGNHVLRTVAQSGTILIYAGQAGMTGIADGPIQQALLNQPQGMAADSDNNLYFADTGNHTIRMIGDLDEVLTIAGKPGTAGLRDGIEQDALFNQPASVVYDGNGNLYVADTGNAAIRKIVLATGQVTTLVLTTATTTGTNSGTSPSPDTGNNSGGGGGSVSLWYFVLFTMFAAIRLGWRWKNKR